The Diceros bicornis minor isolate mBicDic1 chromosome 22, mDicBic1.mat.cur, whole genome shotgun sequence DNA segment TGAGAAGAAGTGAGGAAGTTTCTGAAGGAAAATCCTAGAGGCAGAACATTGCTAGAACATTGGAGTAGCTCCCACTGTGGCTGGCACCAGGACCTGCAGCTGGCTCATAAGTATACCACACCCCATGTCTGCTACAGGACCACAGGACCACCTCAGGcctcagcccagggccaggcaaGAATTCCAGAGAGCAGCTTCCAGGGCTGTCTCCATGCGAGGACTGGCAGGGAGGCCATCTCTGTCCCCAACTTGCCCCACAACCCACATCTCCaggtgcatgtgcacacatagtCCAGCACTACCTGCTAAGATGAACTGCAGCTTAGAGGCATCGGGTATGGCAATGCGGTCAATGTACTCAGGATCCAGGTATTTGATCAGGTCTTCAACTAGAAAAGCAGCAAGATGGAAAATGGAAAAGGGTTGGGGAGTGGGGATCTCTCTTGTGAAGGATATCAGGGGAGTGATCAAGCTTAGAGGGAGCCTTGAGTGAGGAGCTGacacccacagtgtccatcagcaGGCCCCCTATTCCCATTTCCCAGGCTCTCCCCTCTGATCACCTATTGGCCAACCTCAAACTTCAGAGCTGGGAACACACTTGCCTCCACCACCATGGGGCCCTAAGCATTCCCACtgatctatcttttttttttggtggggaagattggccctgagctaaaatctgtgcccatcttcctttattttttgtatgtgggccaccaccacagcatggcttgctgagtggtgtaggtttgcggccgggatctgaacccatgaacctgggccaccgaagaggCCGAagaggagcatgccaaacttaaccactatgccaccaagctggcccctccCACTGACCTATCTTTATCAAGGATGAAGGGGTACTTGCCCTTCAGTGCCACCAAGACAAGCCAGAGCTTTATCTGATTTCTAGTTACTGAGCAGGTTGCTAGCTCAGACATAAGCAAAAAGGCATGGCTGAGCCAAGGCTGGGTGGGGCTCTCAGTGCCTAATTTCTTTCCTGCCTCTGAACCTTGCCTGTGGAAATCCCATACCCCTTCTCCCTCCATCAAGGGGACCTTTCAGGCAGGACCTCATCTTATCCTATAACTTAAGATACTGTCATGGGCTTGGAGTTTAACCACAAAGGAAACGTCTTCACATTCTATCCCTAAAGGGCCAGGGCTAGGTCCCAGGAAGCATAGGCATGGAAGGAGGGCAGGAAGGCCCCCATGGAAGCACTTACTCTTTTTGTACAGAATCTTCACCCTCTCCCTCTTACTAGCGATGTTCCCCAAAGCCACCTGCACCTTGACCAGGCCATCAGCCACCTGTAAGGGGAGAGGAAGTTAATTCTAAGATTCACCACCTGGATCAAGGCTTGGACGAGGTAAAGAACCCTCATTCCCTCAGAATCCCAAACCTCCTTGTCCCAGCAATCTAGGTTGGTCCCCTTCTCTTGTATTAAAGGAGATGTAACCCCACCTTCCAGGGAGCCTCAATGTGAAGGGGGAGATAATCATGTACTCCTTGGGGAGTTTCAAGTCTGACTGGGGAGGTAATGAACTATGTTAGAGTTTATGAGGCACTAGCATATGGTATATATTCCCTGGTTCCTACCTCTCTGGCTGAACCTACGTAGGCTTTAAGGGTAGAGGATGAATTCCAATATTAAAGGGTCGAATAGAGGGAGAAGCTACGGAAGTGAATGATCTCACCCAGGTTTTGGGTTAGAGGTGAAGAATGGCAATATTCAAGGGTCAAATACGTGGGGAGGCAAATAAGACTAAGCAGCAGCAGCCAGAGAGGTAACAGGAAAACCAGGTGAGTTATCCTCATGGATGTCAGAGGGAGACTGTTTTGAGAAGCCAATTCTCAAATGGGGCACAATCTGCTGGTGAAAACTAATTCCACAAGAAGTGTACAAACAGATATCATCACCTCTGATGCACTCAACTCCAGGGTATGCCCAACACTCCACCTTCAGTTAAAGGTCTTCCCCTAGTAAGAAGGGGATGATAGGACAACTGAGCTTCAGTTGTCAAAACTCAGCCACTGGTGTGAAGGAGAGCCGGTCCATATCTGCCTAGTATCCAACCCCTTCCCCCCCTAATCCGGGCCCTCTCAGACCTCACCTCTCACCCCCTGGAGCCCTCCTCAGCCACCTCTGCTCTTCCTCCTCTGGGTCCCCATGGACCTCTCTCCGCACAATTCATTTAGCAATTAATTGCACAGGGCTGCGTGACGGCCCTTCGATTGTGGACTTCAGCTCGTCAGTTTCTCGAGCGTGTCAGGTCTCCCCATCAAGCCCGCGAGGGCAGGCGCGGAGTCTCAGTCACAGTTCACACTGCACCCATCTCAAGCGGGCCTAATAACCCGCGGTGCCCTCCATGGGAATGGACCCCGAGGGTCCGATATGCTCGGGAGGTCTCAGACCTTATTTCAAAGGCCCGGCTGCGGGCGACGGGACTGGAGCGGTGGCATCCATCCCGAGGACCAGGCCAGTACAGCGTTTCTGCTCTGCCCCAGAAGGGACCACTGGACCCCAGATCGCTCACCTTTCGCGAGCCGCGCGACCCTCCCGGCCCGTACACCCAGCGCTCCAGCTCCTCCACACGGGCCTGGAGCCGCTGCACATCAGCCACCGCCGCCATAGCTACCGCCGCCCCGCCTAGCCGGAGAACAGCCGGGAGGCGGGACGTCCGTCCACACAGAGAAGGCTGGCCAATCCGAGTGCACGGGCGGCCCTCCATACAGGAAGTGACGCCACGATCCAGTCCTTCAGTGCCGGAAGGGAGCGGCAGCTGTCTGGTTACCTAGGCAACGGCTACCTGTCAGGCCGTTCCCTAGCTTTCAGCTCCCGCTTGTCAAGACAAACTTTGCCTTTCTTCTTCTAATTCCAGGGTACCAAAGAGGTTTCCCCACCCCATTCACCGAGGTCCCACATATAAACACACCCATTATTCCAGGGTTGGTCCATTCCCATAGATCGGTAAGAGGTCCTGTGAGATACCATAATCTTCTAGTCTTCTAAGGTTCCAGCGATTAAATGttttgcccaaggccacccagcaCTATATGGCAGAAtcgggatttgaactcaggcagtagGATTCATTAGACCTAGATCTTCTACTCTCATAGACCTTTGCTATTCTGTCTTCCCCTCCGAGAACTCCTGGCCGGTTGCAGCCTGTGTATACCACATAATTCCTCCCCAACCCCCAAACCCAAACAAGAAGGAGAGGAGGCACTGGAGAGGGAGGGACTGCAGCTTTATTATCCAGATGTGACCCGAGGGACATCTCCTTCACAACACCCCAACCCAACCCTTCACCTGGCTCCTGAAGAGAAGCAGGTCTGACTCGAAGAGATGACAATGACATGGGGGCACATGAGGAGATGATGGGGGTTACTGGGGGCAGAACTCTTTGGTAGATGCTGCTGGAGTTGGCCAGGGAGGAGATGCCCTCCCTTTACAATGAGGTAGATGTAACATCAAAAGAAAACTCTTAGGCTTCAAGTCCATGTGGCACGGGGGGGAAGTGGTCACCCCTCAGCAGTGGGGCTGGAACTCTTAATTCCAAGTGGGAGCTCTCAGGGTGAGGCATTGGAAGGGGGCCCTGTAGGGGGCAGGGGTACAGGGTTGGTTGGGCCCTGGGAAGCTGGCACAGGCTGGCGGCGGGCAAAGAGGATGCCTGGCAGAGGGATGAGGAGATGGTAGAGGGAAAACAGAAGCAGGAGAGGGTTGGGGTATGGAAACAGAAGAGGGAAACAAAAGTCAGTGTTCTGACTGCTAGAATACCACACACGTACCCCTGCCACAAACCAATGAGGACAAGCCCCTTGGGTCAGTTAGAGGTTCCTATGCCAACACAGATACTCTTGAGCAGGTAAACAAGAAAGATTTACACTAACAGGCCCATGACAAGGCAGACATCCCATGGTACCCATGCCAGAGAGGTCATGCCTTGGACCCCATGCCATGTAGACACCCCTTTAACCCATGCCAGTGTAGCAATCCCCTGAACCCCATGTTACCCATGCAAGTTTGGATATCCCTGAACCTCATGCTCGTAGAGAAAGTCTAAAATCCCCATGCCAGTGTAAATACCCCTGACCTCATGCCAGTGTAGACAGCCTGCAGTACCCATACCAGTGTAGACCACCCCGTTGATCTCTAGGGCCATGTTGATACTGCTGATACCACTGCCCGCCAGATTGAGAGGCCCATCCAGCTGCTCTTCTGTccaggagggggcaggggagtCACATTTTGGGTAATCAGACTTCGGACTTACCAGCTACCCTCTCCATCCCTATACACAGGCCGCATTCCACTTCAGCCCCAACCAGTAATCAAACAGTTGTCTTTTGAGGGATCTATCTGCCCCATCCCCAACACTTATCAGGTAATGGGTCTATCCTCCCTCAGTGCACAGGCCCAAAGCCCTCTCAGCAACAAACCCTTTCTCACCCCTCAGGGGAACCTTGCCACGGGGCAGGAAACTGGGGGGTGCGCCAGGTCGAGGTGGGTCCATGGGTCCCATCAGCACAGCCCTCTTCTCTGGGGGCTCCTCTGGTGCCAACTTCTCCTGTGCAGGTCCCAAGGCCAGGCCCACAGGCAGTGCCAGTCGAGGGGTTGGAATTCCACTCTCCTCTGGAAGAACAGGTCATTCAGCGTCCCCACCCCAACCAACTCCGTCTCTGCATTttgttctttccccaggttttgACCAAGGGAGGTCACCCAAGCTCAAGCATGAAATTCAATCTCCCCTCCCATCCAGAGTCTCAGCCTAGAGGCTCTGAAGCTGGAGAGCCCAAAGGGCCAATATATATGTCTAGGTTGGTCCAAGACAATTGAGGGGATTTCCTTGCTCTTGGTCGGTAAATAATCCAGGTCATAGGAGGCACAAACCACATGCAAATGGAAGCCCTGGGTGGAGAGGTGTGGAGTGGAGCTGCCTTGGATAAAGGACCTTTTCCTGAGCTTCAGCCCCCCACCGCAGTAACCAGTACCCCAGAGCCCCTAAGCCTCCATTGACCCCAAACTCAGGACCCCTTAGCATTAACGCACACCAAACCTCAATGCCCTGTCAGTCCTTGCTGCCCCCGTACCTCAATGCCTCCCAGACCTCAGAGTCCCCACGTTTGTAATGTTCCTTATATCTCAGAGCCCCCTAGGTCTCAGAAACTCCCAAAGCTCAGCCCCTCCCCTCTCAAACCTTTCTTAACGGGGTTCGGGCTCAGCTGCGCGCAAGCGTGCGCCGGCAGGCCGGAGGCTGAGCCCTGGGCCGGGCGGGGTCCGGGCGGGGGGCGCGGGCGGGGCCGAACCGGGCCCGGAGGCGGGGCCCAGAGAGCCCCGAGGGGGCGGCCCGGCCAAGCTGAAGAGCGGGGCGGCGGTGTAAGCCTGCCGACGGCCCTCGCGCCTGTTGCTGTCGATGGCGGCCTGGAGCTCCCCCGGGGAGCTAAGCGCCCGCGTCTCGCACTCGTACGGGTACAGGTACTTCATGTACCTAGGGGcggacggggggggggggtgggaggcTGGGCCCAGCTGAtccgcccccagccccagccccgccGCCCGCCCGGGGCCCTCCGCGCCCCCTCCCGCCCCGCGCCGCGCCCCTCCGCGCGCGCGCCCGGCCTCACTGGGTGCGCAGAGTGAAGGCGGCCGAGGTGATGGTGGTGGGCAGGCTGAGGCCGCGCGTGACCTCCCGCCACACCTTGCGGTTAATGACTTCCACCAGGCCGCCCTTGGCCGTCACCAGGCGGAACAGCGCGTACAGGTCCAGCACCTGCTTCGCCATGATGGGCACGCGGTTCACTGGCGTCCCTGGTGCGAGTGGACAGAGTCAGGGCACTAGACTAACACCCAGTCTGCGGGCATCCTCGGGGACTGAAAGAGGCCTGCCTGGACGAGGCCCGAGTACAGGGGGGACCCCCGAGAAagcgggggaagagggaggatgggGAGATGGGATTCCAGGCAGACACCACAGAGCCCCCAGGCCTCCATTGCAGCAGGAAGGAcaggaggctggaccagggctggACAAACTTCTTCTGATAAGGGCCAAATGGTGAATGGTTTAGGCTCTGCGGGCCGAACAGCCTCTGTCAGAACTGCTCCAACTCTGCCGTTGTAGCCTGAAAGCAGCTACAgggaaatttaaataattttaaggaatgggcgcggctgtgttccaataaaactttatttacagactcTGAAATTCCAATTTCACGCGTCCGGAAATGTtatatgtcttttaattttttccactatttaaaaatgtaaaaccattcTTATCTCGCAGGCGGCTAGATGTGGCCCGCAGGCTTTAGTTTGCCGCCCCCTGGGGTAGACCGTAGGAAGGACTTCTTGACAGTGCTGAAGAGCCGTCTCCCCTAAGCAGCGTCCCCCCGAGGCAGGGGGACAGCGGATGCGAGAAGCCGCAGCCCCCGTCGCGGCTCGCCGACTCCGCAGCCCGCGCCGCCCCCGCCGGCCAGTCCTGACAAAGAGGCCTGTCTGCGCTGAGCGATGGGCCCCAGTTAATTCCTTACCGATCCCGTCCCCTTCCGCCGCCGCCTTTGGACCCGAACAATTAGCTGCGGCCTGATTAATGGGGGGAAATTATCGGCCCCGCGGGACCCCTCCCCCCGCAGAGGGCGCGGAGGGAGGCAGGGACCGCAGGGAGGCAGAGCTCTGGGCCTGGGAGTGGCGGGAGAGTGCTAGGATCCGCTCAGaccaccctaccccaccccccaATGGAGGGCAGACCTCgaggaaggggcagggaggggacactGGGACCAGAATGACTGGGCCTCCCAGGGGAGCAAAAGGACCTGGGGCCCCACCGAGGGTCCCTGGTTAGGAAGGGACCGGAAGGAGTGCTAGACTGGGGTGGGGGCCCGAGGGACTTTGGCCAGCAGCTGCACTAAGGAGTGGAGCAGTGCAGCCAGTTAATTAGCAGCTTATCAGGCCGCGCTCGGAGTGAGTTAATTAGCTTTGTAGAGAGAGATAATGAGTCAGTCTTCAGACCCATGAATCTGGGGAGAAGCCTAAGTGATGGACTGCGCCCACCTTGATCCCCTCCTGGACCCTGCTTGCATTCTCTTCtagctctgagcttcctggaaagGAATTCCTCCTCTTCCACAGCTACAACCCACATTGTCCCCAGTCTACCCCTTGAGAAGTCCTTCCTTCAGTCTAATCCCAGTCCTTCCTGCTGTAGAGCACACTGGGTGTCCCCTACCTGAAGCAAGGGGAAACTGAGGAGAGGCAAGCCTGGAGGAAAGGCCAGTGAAAGAGGACCAAGGCATTCCCAGTCTCCCAGTCCTGGGaacccctcccaccccaggccagccccccaccaGGTCCCCCTCCTACCCTCCCAATTGATCCCATACTCATTAACCTGCCAGTGGGCTGGCCACTAATTAAtccctgggtggaggagggggagggtcAGAGGTTAAAGATGCTATTGAGAGCCCAAAGGATAGATGCTGCCAAGCTCAGGCCTCCGCAGAGAGGACCCAACCTAGGGACTAAACCCTGGGGTCTCTCTTCCTCAAACCTGGTAAGTGGGGGTCCTTCCCTTACATCACCCCACTCACCCCTCTTCTGCATGAAGCTAAACAGGTCATCCAGAAATTCCTTCCTCTTGGGGTCTGCATCGAGCTCGTACAGCTGGGGAAGGAGTGAGGTCATTTTCTAGCTCCACTGATTCCCCCATCCCCCTGGGACTCCATCTCAGGTTGTCCCCTGAATAAGAGTCCCCAGCTGAAGGGGTAAGTAGAGTCTGAAATGTGGACTCCCTGGCATTAGACTCTCTCCCCCTGGGGGCAGGTAGGGGCACTTTTTTCTAATACACACAGAGACCCTCCACTGGCCAGTGGTGCCCTGTGCAGCTCAAACCACCCatctggggaggaggggaagggaggaagctgCGGAGGCTCAGCCTGCTCGCCAGGGCATGTATACAGCCCTAGGGAGGAAgtcaggctggggctgtgttccaCACTGAGGAAACTGACAGATCCAACTCAGGCCCTCATTCACTCTCATTCATTCC contains these protein-coding regions:
- the ARID3C gene encoding LOW QUALITY PROTEIN: AT-rich interactive domain-containing protein 3C (The sequence of the model RefSeq protein was modified relative to this genomic sequence to represent the inferred CDS: deleted 1 base in 1 codon), encoding MEALQRQQAARLAQGVGPLAPPRPPPPPQLPLPGPRTLQAPKGALGEVGAEEEEGAEEHEEGEETRAEEVAAEESRPGPRGPSSPSSQPPGPHAHEWTYEEQFKQLYELDADPKRKEFLDDLFSFMQKRGTPVNRVPIMAKQVLDLYALFRLVTAKGGLVEVINRKVWREVTRGLSLPTTITSAAFTLRTQYMKYLYPYECETRALSSPGELQAAIDSNRREGRRQAYTAAPLFSLAGPPPRGSLGPASGPGSAPPAPPAGPRPAQGSASGLPAHACAQLSPNPVKKEESGIPTPRLALPVGLALGPAQEKLAPEEPPEKRAVLMGPMDPPRPGAPPSFLPRGKVPLREEQLDGPLNLAGSGISSINMALEINGVVYTGILFARRQPVPASQGPTNPVPLPPTGPPSNASP